In a single window of the Agromyces sp. H17E-10 genome:
- a CDS encoding 3-hydroxyacyl-CoA dehydrogenase NAD-binding domain-containing protein: MTDYSKIDFSELAAAFADDEVVTHSYVRDIRLASGRTIALITLDNGRDHTRPSTLGPVTLLELNDRLDELKGRAAAGEIQAVAVTGKPYFLAAGADLSKVGEIPSRAIALQMGQLGHMVFGKLSELGVPSFTFINGLALGGGLEIALNSDYRTVDASAPAIALPEVFLGIVPAWGGAYLLPNLIGIENALKVVIENPLKNNRMLKAKDAFDLGIADAMFAPVNFLEDSLKWADGVLGGSVQVKRPNVPGKLERLAKWDVAVGIARKSIEGKLGTTAKSPYVALDLLKAAKSGTKAEGFAREDEALADLVAGDQFVASIYAFNLVQKRAKRPAGAPDKSLARKVTKVGIIGAGLMASQFALLFVRRLQVPVVITDLDQARVDKGLAYIRDEIGTLEQKGRIDGDEANRLRALVSGTTDKADFADCDWVIEAVFEDLAVKQQVFAEVEPHLSETAVMATNTSSLSVEEIGANLAHPERLVGFHFFNPVAVMPLLEIVKTPKTDDETLATAFATAAKLHKSAVLTADAPGFVVNRLLAKVMGEAARAVDEGTPVPVVEKALAPIGLPMGPFELIDLVGWAVAAHVQDTMVREFPERFYASQNMHALSKLGAPVVEKDKHGKVTDLTKDAKKAITVGKTAVDAATILRRVEDELAREIKLMLDEGVVAAAEDIDLCLILGAGWPFQAGGATPYLDRVGASERVFGDTFHHPAIRGVGA; the protein is encoded by the coding sequence ATGACCGACTACTCGAAGATCGACTTCTCCGAGCTGGCGGCCGCGTTCGCCGACGACGAGGTCGTCACGCACTCGTACGTGCGCGACATCCGCCTCGCGTCCGGACGCACCATCGCCCTCATCACGCTCGACAACGGGCGCGACCACACGCGTCCGTCGACGCTCGGCCCGGTCACGCTGCTCGAACTGAACGACCGCCTCGACGAGCTGAAGGGCCGTGCCGCGGCGGGCGAGATCCAGGCGGTCGCCGTCACCGGCAAGCCGTACTTCCTCGCGGCGGGCGCCGACCTCTCGAAGGTCGGCGAGATCCCGAGCCGCGCCATCGCGCTGCAGATGGGCCAGCTCGGGCACATGGTGTTCGGCAAGCTGAGCGAGCTCGGCGTGCCGTCGTTCACGTTCATCAACGGCCTCGCCCTCGGCGGCGGCCTCGAGATCGCGCTCAACAGCGATTACCGCACGGTGGATGCCTCGGCGCCGGCGATCGCACTCCCCGAGGTCTTCCTCGGCATCGTGCCCGCCTGGGGCGGCGCGTACCTGCTGCCGAACCTCATCGGCATCGAGAACGCCCTCAAGGTCGTCATCGAGAACCCGCTCAAGAACAACCGCATGCTGAAGGCGAAGGACGCGTTCGACCTCGGCATCGCCGACGCGATGTTCGCCCCGGTCAACTTCCTCGAGGACTCGCTCAAGTGGGCCGACGGCGTGCTCGGCGGCTCGGTGCAGGTGAAGCGTCCGAACGTGCCCGGCAAGCTCGAACGGCTCGCCAAGTGGGACGTCGCGGTCGGCATCGCACGCAAGAGCATCGAGGGCAAGCTCGGCACGACCGCGAAGTCCCCGTACGTCGCCCTCGACCTGCTCAAGGCGGCGAAGTCGGGCACGAAGGCCGAGGGCTTCGCCCGAGAGGACGAGGCGCTCGCCGACCTCGTGGCAGGCGACCAGTTCGTCGCGTCGATCTACGCGTTCAACCTCGTGCAGAAGCGCGCCAAGCGGCCCGCCGGTGCGCCCGACAAGTCGCTCGCCCGCAAGGTGACGAAGGTCGGCATCATCGGCGCGGGTCTCATGGCGAGCCAGTTCGCGCTGCTGTTCGTGCGCCGCCTGCAGGTGCCGGTGGTCATCACCGATCTCGACCAGGCGCGCGTCGACAAGGGCCTCGCGTACATCCGCGACGAGATCGGCACGCTCGAGCAGAAGGGCCGCATCGACGGCGACGAGGCGAACCGCCTGCGCGCCCTCGTCTCGGGTACGACCGACAAGGCCGACTTCGCCGACTGCGACTGGGTCATCGAGGCCGTCTTCGAAGACCTGGCCGTGAAGCAGCAGGTGTTCGCCGAGGTCGAGCCGCACCTGTCCGAGACCGCCGTCATGGCGACGAACACCTCCTCGCTCTCGGTCGAGGAGATCGGTGCGAACCTCGCGCACCCCGAGCGCCTCGTGGGCTTCCACTTCTTCAACCCGGTCGCCGTCATGCCGCTCCTCGAGATCGTCAAGACGCCGAAGACCGACGACGAGACCCTCGCCACCGCGTTCGCGACGGCGGCCAAGCTCCACAAGAGCGCCGTGCTCACGGCCGACGCACCGGGCTTCGTCGTGAACCGCCTGCTCGCGAAGGTCATGGGCGAGGCGGCACGCGCCGTCGACGAGGGCACGCCGGTGCCCGTCGTCGAGAAGGCGCTCGCACCGATCGGCCTGCCGATGGGGCCGTTCGAGCTCATCGACCTCGTCGGCTGGGCGGTCGCCGCCCACGTGCAGGACACGATGGTGCGCGAGTTCCCCGAGCGCTTCTACGCCTCCCAGAACATGCACGCGCTGTCGAAGCTCGGCGCTCCCGTCGTCGAGAAGGACAAGCACGGCAAGGTCACCGACCTCACGAAGGACGCGAAGAAGGCCATCACGGTCGGCAAGACCGCCGTCGACGCCGCGACGATCCTGCGTCGCGTCGAGGACGAGCTCGCCCGCGAGATCAAGCTCATGCTCGACGAGGGCGTCGTCGCCGCGGCGGAGGACATCGACCTCTGCCTCATCCTCGGCGCCGGCTGGCCGTTCCAGGCCGGCGGTGCCACGCCCTACCTCGACCGCGTGGGCGCGTCGGAGCGCGTGTTCGGCGACACCTTCCACCACCCCGCGATTCGCGGGGTCGGCGCGTAG
- a CDS encoding DUF3000 domain-containing protein, with translation MPDHPTVAPAEFENALASIRAAVPRAELTVSEIPAPGGLAPFSVALSADVSPTRHGDDSELGTGRFILLYDPAEPEAWGGRFRVVCFAQAPLETDIGLDPFLADVAWSWLIDALDARGARYVAASGTATKILSTGFGELAHQGDGAQIELRASWTPLDAAIGTHVEGWGELLCMLAGLPPRAEGVTALPRRRSDRG, from the coding sequence GTGCCCGACCACCCGACCGTCGCCCCCGCCGAGTTCGAGAACGCGCTCGCCTCGATCCGGGCCGCCGTGCCACGTGCCGAGCTCACCGTCTCGGAGATCCCGGCTCCGGGCGGGCTGGCCCCGTTCTCGGTGGCCCTGTCGGCCGACGTCTCCCCCACCCGGCACGGCGACGACTCCGAGCTCGGCACGGGTCGGTTCATCCTGCTCTACGACCCGGCCGAACCCGAGGCCTGGGGCGGCCGGTTCCGCGTCGTGTGCTTCGCACAGGCCCCGCTGGAGACCGACATCGGGCTCGACCCGTTCCTCGCCGACGTCGCCTGGTCGTGGCTCATCGACGCACTCGACGCGCGGGGCGCTCGGTACGTCGCCGCGTCGGGCACGGCCACGAAGATCCTCTCGACCGGTTTCGGCGAGCTCGCCCACCAGGGCGACGGCGCGCAGATCGAGCTGCGGGCGTCGTGGACGCCGCTCGACGCGGCGATCGGCACCCATGTGGAAGGCTGGGGAGAGTTGTTGTGCATGCTGGCGGGGCTCCCGCCTCGTGCTGAAGGGGTGACCGCACTGCCCCGCCGGAGGTCTGATCGTGGATGA
- a CDS encoding HRDC domain-containing protein, giving the protein MDEYRVIETPGAFDEAVDLLLGGEGPIAVDAERASGFRYSQRAYLIQMYRRGAGVFLFDAPAVPDFSALEDGIRAEEWVLHAASQDLACLREVGLDPDHIFDTELAARLLGMPRVGLASVVEELLGVKLAKEHSAADWSTRPLPQSWLKYAALDVELLVDVRDRLVDRLDETGKAALAGQEFDAVLHRAAKPPAAEPWRRLSGIHSMRSPRNLAVARELWVSRDALASETDIAPGRLIPDASIVAVARALPSTRRALADLREFTGRASRSELDRWWSAIEHGLSTDELPAVRVPSDAPPPPRAWAARNPEADIRLKAAKAAVAVIAEQLDMPVENLLTPDFLRRVAWHPPQPADAVSIGTALAQLGARPWQIEATAQIIADAFVEASQSLLDATSEGS; this is encoded by the coding sequence GTGGATGAGTATCGGGTGATCGAGACGCCGGGCGCGTTCGACGAGGCCGTCGACCTGCTGCTCGGCGGCGAGGGACCGATCGCGGTCGATGCCGAGCGCGCGAGCGGGTTCCGCTACTCGCAGCGCGCCTACCTCATCCAGATGTACCGGCGCGGAGCCGGGGTGTTCCTCTTCGACGCCCCCGCGGTCCCCGACTTCTCGGCCCTGGAGGACGGCATCCGCGCCGAGGAGTGGGTGCTGCACGCCGCGAGCCAGGATCTCGCGTGCCTGCGCGAGGTCGGCCTCGACCCAGACCACATCTTCGACACCGAGCTGGCGGCACGCCTCCTCGGCATGCCGCGAGTCGGACTCGCCTCGGTCGTCGAGGAACTGCTCGGCGTCAAGCTCGCGAAGGAGCACTCCGCGGCGGACTGGTCGACCCGGCCCCTCCCGCAATCGTGGCTGAAGTACGCGGCCCTCGACGTCGAGCTCCTCGTCGACGTGCGCGACCGTCTCGTCGACCGGCTCGACGAGACGGGCAAGGCCGCCCTCGCCGGGCAGGAGTTCGACGCCGTGCTGCATCGCGCCGCGAAGCCGCCGGCCGCCGAGCCGTGGCGCCGGCTGTCGGGCATCCACTCGATGCGCAGCCCCCGCAACCTCGCGGTGGCACGCGAACTGTGGGTCTCGCGCGACGCGCTCGCTTCGGAGACCGACATCGCGCCCGGGCGGCTCATCCCCGACGCATCCATCGTCGCGGTCGCGAGGGCGCTCCCCTCGACGCGTCGCGCACTCGCCGACCTCCGCGAGTTCACGGGTCGCGCCAGCCGCTCGGAACTCGATCGGTGGTGGTCGGCGATCGAGCACGGGCTCTCGACCGACGAACTGCCGGCCGTCCGCGTGCCGAGCGACGCGCCCCCGCCGCCGCGGGCCTGGGCCGCACGCAACCCCGAGGCCGACATCCGCCTGAAGGCGGCGAAGGCCGCCGTCGCGGTGATCGCGGAGCAGCTCGACATGCCGGTCGAGAACCTGCTGACCCCCGACTTCCTGCGGCGTGTCGCATGGCACCCGCCGCAGCCCGCCGATGCCGTGTCGATCGGCACCGCGCTCGCTCAGCTGGGCGCACGCCCGTGGCAGATTGAGGCAACCGCACAGATTATCGCCGATGCGTTTGTCGAGGCATCACAATCGCTCCTCGACGCGACCTCGGAGGGTTCGTAG
- the dxs gene encoding 1-deoxy-D-xylulose-5-phosphate synthase — MTLLETIRGPRDLDALSKEQLEQLAVEVREHLVADVAKTGGHLGPNLGVVELTIAIHRVFDSPRDAIVFDTGHQSYVHKLLTGRQDFSTLRQTGGLAGYPQRSESEHDIVESSHASSSLSWADGISKAFEMTGQHDRHVVAVVGDGALTGGMTWEALNNISDDNTRKLIVVVNDNGRSYAPTIGGMARFLNSVRTKRTYRNLHLSSRDAFEKMGGPATAFYRGVRGGLHGFLSRFTDNEALYSNLDIKYVGPVDGHDEQALEAALQQAKHYGAPVIVHAITEKGRGYEPARNDVADQFHAVGQIDPETGEPLDTGGAKSWTSVFADELVHLAERDDRLVGITAAMLRPTGLHRMAERFPTRVFDVGIAEQHAVTSAAGLAFGGLHPVVAVYATFMNRAFDQLLMDVALHKAGVTFVLDRAGVTGPDGPSHHGVWDLSILQVVPGIRIAAPRDAIRLAEELGEAVQVTDAPTVLRFPKGSVGTEYDAVRRTDDGVDVLVESDRRDVLIVTVGPMAGIGLEVAERLEAQGIGATVVDPRWVVPVPRSVVELAGDYRIVVSLEDGIRVGGVGTRIRQDLREAGVDTAVTELGLPDEFLEHGSRSDILERVGLTPQHIAHDVTAMVLGTKLPHARGASGDTGTQPIVAHARK, encoded by the coding sequence ATGACCTTGCTCGAGACGATCCGAGGCCCCCGCGACCTCGACGCACTCTCGAAGGAGCAGCTGGAGCAGCTCGCCGTCGAGGTGCGGGAGCACCTCGTCGCCGACGTGGCGAAGACCGGCGGCCACCTGGGGCCGAACCTCGGCGTGGTCGAGTTGACGATCGCGATCCACCGCGTGTTCGACTCCCCGCGTGACGCGATCGTGTTCGACACGGGCCACCAGTCGTACGTGCACAAGCTACTCACCGGTCGCCAGGACTTCTCGACCCTTCGTCAGACGGGGGGCCTCGCCGGATATCCGCAGCGCAGCGAGTCGGAGCACGACATCGTCGAGTCGTCGCACGCGTCGAGCTCGCTCTCGTGGGCCGACGGCATCTCGAAGGCCTTCGAGATGACCGGTCAGCACGACCGTCACGTCGTCGCCGTCGTCGGCGACGGCGCCCTCACGGGCGGCATGACCTGGGAGGCGCTCAACAACATCTCCGACGACAACACGCGCAAGCTGATCGTCGTGGTGAACGACAACGGTCGCTCGTATGCGCCGACGATCGGCGGCATGGCGCGGTTCCTGAACTCCGTGCGCACGAAGCGCACCTACCGCAACCTGCACCTGTCGAGCCGTGACGCGTTCGAGAAGATGGGCGGCCCGGCGACGGCGTTCTACCGAGGCGTCCGCGGCGGCCTGCACGGCTTCCTCTCACGGTTCACGGACAACGAGGCGCTCTACTCGAACCTGGACATCAAGTACGTCGGCCCCGTCGACGGTCATGACGAGCAGGCGCTGGAGGCGGCCCTCCAGCAGGCGAAGCATTACGGCGCACCCGTCATCGTGCACGCGATCACCGAGAAGGGTCGTGGCTACGAGCCGGCCCGCAACGACGTCGCCGACCAGTTCCACGCCGTCGGCCAGATCGACCCCGAGACGGGCGAGCCGCTCGACACCGGGGGAGCGAAGAGCTGGACCAGCGTCTTCGCCGACGAGCTCGTGCACCTCGCCGAGCGCGACGACCGCCTCGTGGGCATCACCGCGGCGATGCTGCGGCCCACGGGCCTGCACCGGATGGCCGAGCGCTTCCCGACGCGCGTGTTCGACGTCGGCATCGCCGAGCAGCACGCCGTGACGTCTGCGGCGGGCCTCGCGTTCGGGGGACTGCACCCCGTCGTCGCGGTCTACGCGACGTTCATGAATCGCGCGTTCGACCAGCTCCTCATGGACGTCGCGCTGCACAAGGCCGGCGTCACGTTCGTGCTCGACCGCGCAGGCGTCACCGGGCCTGATGGCCCAAGTCACCACGGCGTCTGGGATCTCTCGATCCTCCAGGTCGTCCCGGGCATCCGCATCGCGGCCCCGCGCGACGCGATCCGCCTCGCCGAGGAGCTCGGCGAAGCCGTGCAGGTGACGGATGCCCCGACCGTGCTGCGATTCCCGAAGGGGTCGGTCGGTACCGAGTACGACGCCGTCCGTCGCACCGACGACGGCGTCGACGTGCTCGTCGAATCCGACCGCAGGGACGTGCTCATCGTGACCGTCGGCCCGATGGCCGGCATCGGGCTCGAGGTGGCCGAGCGGCTCGAGGCGCAGGGCATCGGTGCGACCGTCGTCGACCCGCGCTGGGTCGTGCCCGTGCCGCGCAGCGTCGTCGAGCTCGCGGGCGACTACCGCATCGTCGTATCGCTCGAGGATGGTATCCGCGTCGGCGGTGTCGGCACGCGCATCCGCCAGGACCTGCGCGAGGCGGGCGTCGACACGGCCGTCACCGAGCTCGGGCTGCCCGACGAGTTCCTCGAGCACGGTTCACGCTCCGACATCCTCGAGCGTGTCGGGCTGACCCCGCAGCACATCGCCCACGACGTCACGGCGATGGTGCTCGGCACCAAGCTTCCGCACGCGCGTGGGGCGTCGGGCGACACCGGCACGCAGCCGATCGTCGCGCACGCCCGCAAGTAG
- the acnA gene encoding aconitate hydratase AcnA, translating to MSAVNSFGAKDTLHVGDKSYEIFRLDTVPGHEKLPFSLKVLLENLLRTEDGANVTKEQIEALGSWVPTAEPDTEIQFTPARVVMQDFTGVPCIVDLATMREAVVALGGDPDKINPLAPAEMVIDHSVIADLFGTENALERNVEIEYERNGERYQFLRWGQTAFDDFKVVPPGTGIVHQVNIEHLAKVTFTRTVDGVLRAYPDTCVGTDSHTTMVNGLGVLGWGVGGIEAEAAMLGQPVSMLIPKVVGFKLSGSIPTGVTATDVVLTITDMLRKHGVVGKFVEFYGSGVASVPLANRATIGNMSPEFGSTAAMFPIDDVTLDYLRLTGRSDEQIALVEAYSKAQKLWHDADNEPEYSEYMELDLSTVVPSIAGPKRPQDRIELSNSKAAFEQDLLNYATVDHDLVDLEIAESFPASDPPGNSPEDEHSHHEHHHASHAPATASNPTPVTLADGEKFTLDHGAVAIAAITSCTNTSNPSVMLAAGLLARNAAKKGLKAKPWVKTTLAPGSKVVTDYYEKAGLTADLEALGFYTVGYGCTTCIGNSGPLIDEISTAVNDSDLAVTAVLSGNRNFEGRINPDVKMNYLASPPLVIAYALAGSMNFDFEVDALGTDTDGNDVFLKDIWPDAAEVQETIDNSINKDMFVHQYASVFEGDERWRNLETPTGSVFEWNEASTYVRKPPYFDGMTMETTPVSDIAGARVLAKLGDSVTTDHISPAGSIKADSPAGRYLTEHGVDRKDFNSYGSRRGNHEVMIRGTFANIRLKNQLLDGVEGGYTRDFTQAGGPQSFIYDASQNYQAEGTPLVIFGGKEYGSGSSRDWAAKGTSLLGVKAVITESFERIHRSNLIGMGVVPLQFPAGESWASLGLDGTEIVSITGLEQLNEGTTPKTVHVVAAPSEHSPAGKETVEFDAVVRIDTPGEADYYRNGGILQYVLRSLV from the coding sequence GTGTCTGCAGTGAACAGTTTCGGGGCGAAGGACACGCTCCACGTCGGTGACAAGTCCTACGAGATCTTCCGGCTCGACACCGTGCCGGGGCACGAGAAGCTGCCGTTCAGCCTGAAGGTGCTGCTCGAGAACCTGCTGCGCACCGAAGACGGCGCGAACGTCACCAAGGAGCAGATCGAGGCCCTCGGTTCGTGGGTGCCGACGGCGGAGCCCGACACCGAGATCCAGTTCACGCCCGCGCGCGTCGTCATGCAGGACTTCACCGGCGTGCCGTGCATCGTCGACCTCGCCACGATGCGCGAGGCCGTCGTCGCCCTCGGCGGCGACCCCGACAAGATCAACCCGCTCGCGCCGGCCGAGATGGTCATCGACCACTCCGTCATCGCCGACCTGTTCGGCACCGAGAACGCCCTCGAGCGCAACGTCGAGATCGAGTACGAGCGCAACGGCGAGCGCTACCAGTTCCTCCGCTGGGGCCAGACCGCCTTCGACGACTTCAAGGTCGTCCCGCCGGGCACCGGCATCGTGCACCAGGTGAACATCGAGCACCTCGCGAAGGTCACCTTCACCCGTACCGTCGACGGCGTGCTCCGCGCCTACCCCGACACCTGCGTGGGCACCGACTCGCACACGACGATGGTGAACGGCCTCGGCGTGCTCGGCTGGGGCGTCGGCGGCATCGAGGCCGAGGCCGCGATGCTCGGCCAGCCCGTGTCGATGCTCATCCCCAAGGTCGTCGGATTCAAGCTCTCGGGCTCGATCCCGACGGGCGTCACCGCGACCGACGTCGTGCTGACCATCACCGACATGCTGCGCAAGCACGGCGTCGTCGGCAAGTTCGTCGAGTTCTACGGCTCGGGCGTCGCCTCGGTGCCGCTCGCCAACCGCGCGACCATCGGCAACATGAGCCCCGAGTTCGGCTCGACCGCCGCGATGTTCCCGATCGACGACGTGACCCTCGACTACCTGCGCCTCACGGGCCGCAGCGACGAGCAGATCGCCCTGGTCGAGGCCTACTCGAAGGCGCAGAAGCTCTGGCACGACGCCGACAACGAGCCGGAGTACAGCGAGTACATGGAGCTCGACCTCTCGACCGTCGTGCCCTCGATCGCCGGCCCGAAGCGTCCGCAGGACCGCATCGAGCTCTCGAACTCGAAGGCCGCCTTCGAACAGGACCTCCTGAACTACGCGACGGTCGACCACGACCTCGTCGACCTCGAGATCGCCGAGTCGTTCCCGGCCTCCGACCCGCCCGGCAACTCGCCCGAGGACGAGCACAGCCACCACGAGCACCACCACGCGAGCCACGCTCCGGCGACCGCGTCGAACCCGACGCCCGTGACCCTCGCCGACGGCGAGAAGTTCACGCTCGACCACGGCGCCGTCGCGATCGCGGCGATCACCTCGTGCACCAACACGTCGAACCCGTCGGTCATGCTCGCCGCCGGCCTCCTCGCCCGCAACGCGGCGAAGAAGGGCCTCAAGGCGAAGCCGTGGGTGAAGACCACGCTCGCGCCCGGCTCGAAGGTCGTCACCGACTACTACGAGAAGGCCGGACTCACCGCCGACCTCGAGGCCCTCGGCTTCTACACCGTCGGTTACGGCTGCACGACCTGCATCGGCAACTCGGGCCCGCTGATCGACGAGATCTCGACGGCCGTCAACGACTCCGACCTCGCCGTCACCGCGGTGCTCTCGGGCAACCGCAATTTCGAGGGTCGCATCAACCCCGACGTGAAGATGAACTACCTCGCGTCACCGCCGCTCGTCATCGCGTACGCCCTCGCCGGGTCGATGAACTTCGACTTCGAGGTCGACGCGCTCGGCACCGACACCGATGGCAACGACGTCTTCCTGAAGGACATCTGGCCCGACGCGGCCGAGGTGCAGGAGACGATCGACAACTCGATCAACAAGGACATGTTCGTGCACCAGTACGCGAGCGTGTTCGAGGGTGACGAGCGCTGGCGCAACCTCGAGACCCCGACCGGATCGGTGTTCGAGTGGAACGAGGCGTCGACGTACGTCCGCAAGCCCCCGTACTTCGACGGCATGACGATGGAGACCACGCCGGTCAGCGACATCGCGGGCGCCCGCGTGCTCGCGAAGCTCGGCGACTCGGTCACCACCGACCACATCTCGCCGGCCGGTTCGATCAAGGCCGACAGCCCCGCGGGCCGCTACCTCACCGAGCACGGCGTCGACCGCAAGGACTTCAACTCCTACGGCTCGCGCCGCGGCAACCACGAGGTCATGATCCGCGGCACGTTCGCGAACATCCGCCTGAAGAACCAGCTGCTCGACGGCGTCGAGGGCGGCTACACCCGCGACTTCACGCAGGCGGGCGGCCCGCAGTCGTTCATCTACGACGCGTCGCAGAACTACCAGGCCGAGGGCACCCCGCTCGTCATCTTCGGCGGCAAGGAGTACGGTTCGGGCTCGTCGCGCGACTGGGCGGCCAAGGGCACGAGCCTGCTCGGCGTCAAGGCGGTCATCACCGAGAGCTTCGAGCGCATCCACCGTTCGAACCTCATCGGCATGGGCGTCGTCCCGCTGCAGTTCCCGGCCGGTGAGAGCTGGGCGTCGCTCGGCCTCGACGGCACCGAGATCGTCTCGATCACGGGCCTCGAGCAGCTGAACGAGGGCACGACGCCGAAGACCGTGCACGTCGTCGCTGCGCCGAGCGAGCACTCGCCCGCCGGCAAGGAGACAGTCGAGTTCGACGCGGTCGTCCGCATCGACACGCCCGGTGAAGCCGACTACTACCGCAACGGCGGAATTCTGCAGTACGTGCTGCGCAGCCTCGTCTGA
- a CDS encoding thiolase family protein — MAERADVVFVDGVRTPFGRAGEKGMYWNTRADDLAVKAITGLLERNPNLPPERVDDVAIAATTQQGDQGLTLGRTAAILAGLPMSVPGFAIDRMCAGAMTAVTTTGSGIGFGQYDVVIAGGVEHMGRHPMGLDADPNPRFLTEKLVAADALNMGNTAERLHDRFPELTKERSDRFGMLSQQKVQAAYDAGHIQPDLVPVAIRTAEGWGLASEDEGRRPATTMEGLASLKTPFRPHGRVTAGNASPLTDGATAAILASSDAAKELGLTTKMRMVSFGFAGVEPEVMGIGPIPSTEKALKRAGLSIDDIGLFELNEAFAVQVLSFLDHFGIADDDPRVNPWGGAIAIGHPLAASGVRLMLQLARQFEQHPEVRYGVTAMCVGLGQGGTVIWENPNHKKYGKGR; from the coding sequence GTGGCTGAACGAGCTGATGTCGTGTTCGTCGACGGGGTCCGAACCCCGTTCGGACGAGCCGGTGAAAAGGGCATGTACTGGAACACCCGGGCCGATGACCTCGCGGTCAAGGCCATCACCGGGCTCCTCGAGCGCAACCCGAACCTCCCTCCCGAGCGCGTCGACGACGTCGCCATCGCCGCGACGACGCAGCAGGGCGACCAGGGTCTCACGCTCGGCCGCACGGCTGCGATCCTCGCCGGCCTGCCGATGAGCGTGCCGGGCTTCGCGATCGATCGCATGTGCGCCGGCGCGATGACCGCGGTCACGACGACCGGGTCGGGCATCGGCTTCGGCCAGTACGACGTCGTGATCGCCGGCGGCGTCGAGCACATGGGTCGCCACCCGATGGGCCTCGACGCCGACCCCAACCCGCGCTTCCTCACCGAGAAGCTCGTCGCGGCCGACGCCCTGAACATGGGCAACACGGCCGAGCGCCTGCACGACCGGTTCCCCGAGCTCACGAAGGAGCGCAGCGACCGCTTCGGCATGCTGAGCCAGCAGAAGGTGCAGGCCGCGTACGACGCCGGCCACATCCAGCCCGATCTCGTGCCGGTCGCGATCCGCACCGCCGAGGGCTGGGGCCTCGCGAGCGAGGACGAGGGCCGTCGCCCCGCGACGACGATGGAGGGGCTCGCGAGCCTCAAGACCCCGTTCCGCCCGCACGGCCGGGTCACGGCGGGCAACGCCTCACCGCTGACCGATGGCGCGACCGCCGCGATCCTCGCGAGCTCGGACGCCGCGAAGGAGCTCGGCCTCACCACGAAGATGCGCATGGTGAGCTTCGGCTTCGCCGGTGTCGAGCCCGAGGTCATGGGCATCGGCCCGATTCCGTCGACCGAGAAGGCGCTGAAGCGCGCCGGCCTCTCGATCGACGACATCGGCCTGTTCGAGCTCAACGAGGCGTTCGCCGTGCAGGTGCTGAGCTTCCTCGACCACTTCGGCATCGCCGACGACGACCCCAGGGTCAACCCGTGGGGCGGCGCGATCGCGATCGGTCACCCGCTCGCCGCGTCCGGCGTGCGCCTCATGCTGCAGCTCGCCCGTCAGTTCGAGCAGCACCCCGAGGTGCGCTACGGCGTCACCGCGATGTGCGTCGGGCTCGGCCAGGGCGGCACCGTCATCTGGGAGAACCCCAACCACAAGAAGTACGGAAAGGGCCGCTGA